In one window of Vulpes vulpes isolate BD-2025 chromosome 1, VulVul3, whole genome shotgun sequence DNA:
- the RABAC1 gene encoding prenylated Rab acceptor protein 1, translating into MAAEKDQQKDAEPEGLSATTLLPKLIPSGAGREWLERRRATIRPWSSFVDQRRFSRPRNLGELCQRLVRNVEYYQSNYVFVFLGLILYCVVTSPMLLVALAVFFGACYILYLRTLQSKFVLFGREVSPAHQYALAGAVSFPFFWLAGAGSAVFWVLGATLVVIGSHAAFHQMEAVDGEELQMEPV; encoded by the exons ATGGCGGCCGAGAAGGACCAGCAGAAGGATGCTGAGCCGGAAGGGCTGAGCGCCAC GACCCTGCTGCCGAAACTGATCCCATCTGGCGCGGGCCGTGAGTGGCTGGAGCGGCGCCGCGCGACCATCCGGCCCTGGAGCTCCTTCGTGGACCAGCGGCGCTTCTCGCGGCCCCGCAACCTGGGCGAGCTGTGCCAGCGCCTCGTACGCAACGTGGAGTACTACCAGAGCAACTATGTGTTCGTGTTCCTGGGCCTCATCCTGTACTGCGT GGTGACGTCCCCTATGCTGCTGGTGGCTCTGGCTGTCTTCTTTGGCGCCTGTTACATCCTCTATCTGCGCACATTGCAGTCCAAGTTTGTGCTGTTTG gccgaGAGGTGAGCCCAGCCCATCAGTATGCTCTGGCCGGGGCcgtctcctttcccttcttctggCTGGCTGGTGCAGGGTCTGCTGTCTTCTGGGTCCTGG GAGCCACCCTCGTGGTCATTGGCTCCCATGCCGCCTTCCACCAGATGGAAGCTGTGGATGGGGAAGAGCTGCAGATGGAGCCTGTGTGA